A genome region from Variovorax paradoxus includes the following:
- a CDS encoding YncE family protein: MRLSARPNGRLSAFLLACLAAFSVHMTPAAAAAEPPPIFVLNSLDASVSVINPVDWTEKQRIATGKEPHHIYMTPDEKSVIVANSAGDSLTFLNPKTAEVQRVVYGITDPYQLQFSRDMKWFVTAGNRLNHVDVYRWDGKDFKLAKRIATGKTPSHIWIDNTSTIAYVTMQDSDEMIAVDLPTQAIKWRTVTGPMPADIFGVHNDKTLLVGLTGSDGVQVFDVAGAEPKLVGKIPTGKGAHAFRSAGDGKTVFVSNRVANTISRIDLTTLKVIATYSVPGGPDCMDVSADGKTLYVTSRWAKKLTVVDLVAQKVVRQVNVGRSPHGVWTLDHGKRT; this comes from the coding sequence TTGCGACTTTCTGCCCGACCGAACGGCCGCCTCTCGGCCTTCCTGCTTGCCTGCCTTGCGGCCTTTTCGGTACATATGACGCCCGCCGCCGCTGCGGCCGAGCCTCCTCCGATCTTCGTGCTCAACTCGCTGGACGCCAGCGTGAGCGTGATCAATCCGGTCGACTGGACCGAGAAGCAGCGCATCGCGACCGGCAAGGAGCCGCACCACATCTACATGACGCCCGACGAGAAGTCGGTCATCGTGGCCAATTCGGCGGGCGACTCGCTGACCTTCCTCAATCCGAAGACGGCCGAAGTGCAGCGGGTGGTGTACGGCATCACCGATCCGTACCAACTGCAGTTCTCCCGCGACATGAAGTGGTTCGTCACCGCGGGCAACCGCCTGAACCACGTTGACGTGTACCGCTGGGACGGCAAGGATTTCAAGCTGGCCAAGCGCATCGCCACCGGCAAGACGCCCAGCCACATCTGGATCGACAACACCAGCACCATCGCCTACGTGACCATGCAGGACAGCGACGAGATGATCGCCGTCGACCTGCCCACGCAGGCCATCAAGTGGCGCACCGTCACCGGCCCGATGCCGGCCGACATCTTCGGCGTGCACAACGACAAGACGCTGCTGGTCGGCCTAACCGGCAGCGACGGCGTGCAGGTGTTCGACGTGGCCGGCGCCGAGCCCAAGCTGGTCGGCAAGATCCCCACCGGCAAGGGCGCCCATGCCTTCCGTTCGGCCGGCGACGGCAAGACCGTGTTCGTGAGCAACCGCGTGGCGAACACCATCAGCCGCATCGACCTGACCACGCTGAAGGTGATCGCCACCTATTCCGTGCCCGGCGGCCCCGACTGCATGGATGTCTCGGCCGACGGAAAGACGCTGTACGTGACCTCGCGCTGGGCCAAGAAGCTCACGGTGGTGGACCTCGTCGCCCAGAAGGTCGTGCGCCAGGTCAACGTCGGCCGTTCGCCGCACGGCGTCTGGACCCTGGACCATGGCAAGCGCACGTAG